In a genomic window of Clavelina lepadiformis chromosome 7, kaClaLepa1.1, whole genome shotgun sequence:
- the LOC143465709 gene encoding uncharacterized protein LOC143465709 isoform X3 codes for MQNSDSVKVSIRVRPFIGRESGCESQWDVDTHKISLKKKDTRDRLRSYIYDRVFNHDEKTNDVYEEIAEPIVQSAMQGFNGTVFAYGQTSSGKTYTMFGSQTNPGIIPMAIHDIFTGIEKTPEREFLLRVSYLEIYNENLKDLLAKDFVTLTIREDEFKNVNVSGLTEHMVASPKDVQRYIARGEQTRQMAATNMNDRSSRSHAIFKMIIESRERVDMNRTRDGDETAVKVAQLNFVDLAGSERASQTGAEGQRLKEGCYINKSLMILGQVINQICKDSEAGGGSLFISFRDSKLTRILQPSLGGNALTAIICTVTLAVADETESTLRFASSAKQIKNKPQVNEVLSDAALLIRQKREINELRKRIKEMEKEKKSEQNEISCLQQNELEDKIQKLTRMLLVSSLPADHKQKQRIRRETWCPGAKGRPKGSALGYQVSPAQNSILEQTRQFSSIDCSRFLEELDQDEQSRIVLSPSQAPKRHFIDESTLNSSIAAKRIRFAEPVSTWKLLEEDLKHVQEELAATKDSLEAEKSVSKDLIEKVDKLNEINVEYHNKIDVLQKQLATKDEMEMKIRKLETDAKLQDEVIEQFLMEQTAEENEKEELKNKIHELSQQIVALEKRNIANSNAGGYQLELQDLYGQLKDTGMEKRRLQQQVDEETERSRLLTSDVERLSLDITKMKEDAAQEVEEYKEKVSSLQSQLEASLSSTKSPDHTDKMENEILVLKSELTSRDDIISDLRKSLNQLEEELSEMALKREKHVTFQDQHQDMSASICQNMSETHKANSVKHSMIGERTHCLEEALEQCEFMATEKEDLKKEKDEIMFKYLEKDKYIDELKSNVDKMSAEINALEEQADFDRNEKKILFEEEKQNQEEIEKLKDNLQSLQNETEAMVEKHNEKILMLQRNINELKNDLKTSPENHQRTILFLKEDVANHEKSAKDAQDLLQESSRKLSEAKGEIIDLQNTIKSKDSELTKLQSDLESYMSLVEMYAESGAVKRCLERSTAENTASNYDDKDFNQSGNEESNLTESLKRDLEERTEELHSVQQTKDLLVSDFEKSRSQQERVIDDLKVELLETKAKLQKILLQTETHRCVHDILVQVSDNAEQDALQSQAEEHQKYEQALQIENSQLLKNATASHTSLEEARQKLITLENCVSDKDNIILKLERQTLHLMEENKKTETTCQEAQRFSEERDQKASQLETDLLLMKENMTGLESKVAEVEELEKKLSLSDENLTLMKSSIEEHERKLEQCQNTIEMTKDELNIASEELQLKTQCISDLEAKLTTKEIDLANSLKVITELEENVAKLRIQFENQMQELETHHSQDDTSSIQIREELYQKNEKICQLQSNLDRLRNQHQSSIDEANRLQEEVFKFQDKAAKLEKSLLEKADLNEKQSILLEEMKTKNLQLEETLSQNHSASNNIKKIAEECDTLKSKHAEQKFQDSESKLHDCSEKLKKTDDIISVPQPTDELETLIQANAKLENELLEKESQLRAALLEVEKEKSAICQLQAKVENLEQSELSKQAQQMQLLQNQDHLSEVEQNFVTLYSEFNEISGKHSALVEEVNVGKIQRDQLMEEMAEKDVLITNLDAKTKSLECDLTDVLNNAEREQVKCRELEDQVKTIRSHILDLENTYEESRIKAAESEMKLTDLNSLLRSKEEEILSLTSNLNKLQNTQEFESKDFQTSSQVQSLATELEKHKETINSLEKEIEEKEKKVAALILQKNEELKQLETELQSLRESSAELQIEADAKAGEFEDMLLQKSQEVEEKSMETSIYIQSLEAEIGQHKETISCLEKSIQETKDLLKEASTIFTSQKEEAVKILQTELQTSMEKVSQLEKEVELKNTKMESILIEKNQEIQAKNAENFTRIQTLEAEKEKYKQDIGHLEETVQKNEDVLQKKTSAVMKLSSLLSDTEQELDAIKQNISTSLAKEDHSNCQKEISELQEEIDLLQLEKRRKLKEFEHIQDALRQKEEDVEAVCEELKQIKMSAQATKNEVEKLTGILQEQTDLASQAEDEKEHLYVKMSGLEKILSDKEDQLEQMKQDTEMRLSVIEELQIKIKDLELCLTDHKADKMKLLEGKEHLSDVEKNFVTLYHDFNQLTKDYDHEKEQHIQELDLLQEKLVDFEEIKNRFSKEQELCLKLQDDLNRERSHPRQDTTVLLKLADKLRKQEDKITGLTCDYESARTKLELSASQINQLMQDLKEANENMNIEKYNDLQAEQEKIVAEVEAGKVSIATLQTEKNALEVEIQSFEFKMKQLQLEKEEFRRDLEKAIQDSKDQIKQQVEERSTARMAVLEQELCKCNALVATLERKNKKLQDEQTQESATEGLKKLKEERDNLEYRLDKRTERVRELEKLLRQYDREMEEYKSTIAKLEKEDATEDLTKLKEEKNSLEQRLYKRTGRVRELERLLRQYDREIEEYKSTIAKLEKEDATEDLTKLNNENKSLEQQLSKRTERVRELEKLLRQYDREIDDYKSTIEKLGKEDATEDLTKLKEEKNNLEQRLHKRTGRVRELERLLRQYDREIEEYKSTIAKHENVQKQELTSSQTAGQENKVEKLQDELKITRATYEEKISSLQEKVKHSETRMFRLKEQLRVQTTQHNDSMAGQSKTRMATRSTISSGGFVQQTKLDILELDMAKLQREKKLIEKELAKYKDIEVKRRDENQALLDQNSRLKTHLRKLKQLPPKRVLQENNVDFIEEKSSLSVKDSLQEGQHSTSFEKPKENLDDACKSQ; via the exons aTGCAAAACAGTGATTCTGTGAAAGTTAGCATCAGAGTGAGGCCCTTCATTGGAAG AGAGTCTGGTTGTGAAAGTCAATGGGATGTTGACACACATAAAATTAGTTTGAAAAAGAAAGACACTAGAGACCGACTCCGATCGTATATTTATG ATCGTGTTTTCAACCATgatgaaaaaacaaatgatGTTTACGAAGAAATTGCAGAACCGATTGTTCAGTCAGCTATGCAAGGCTTTAATG GTACGGTGTTCGCTTATGGCCAAACATCATCTGGAAAAACATACACTATGTTTGGTTCCCAGACTAACCCAGGGATTATACCAATGGCTATTCACGATATATTTACTGGAATTGAAAAG ACACCGGAAAGAGAGTTTTTGTTGCGTGTGTCTTACTTGGAAATATACAATGAAAATTTGAAGGATCTTCTTGCGAAAGATTTTGTGACATTAACTATTAGAGAAGACGAGTTT aaaaatgtaaatgtgTCTGGGCTTACTGAACATATGGTGGCTTCACCTAAAGATGTTCAGCGTTACATTGCACGTGGTGAACAAACGCGACAGATGGCTGCGACCAACATGAATGATCGTAGCAGCAGATCACatgctatttttaaaatg aTTATCGAAAGCAGAGAGCGGGTCGATATGAATCGCACTCGTGATGGGGATGAAACAGCAGTCAAAGTTGCGCAATTA AATTTCGTTGATCTAGCTGGTTCAGAGCGTGCCAGTCAAACTGGTGCTGAAGGACAAAGGCTTAAGGAAGGTTGTTACATCAACAAAAGTTTAATGATTCTAGGTCAAGTTATCAACCAAATTTGCAAGGACAGTGAGGCTGGAGGAGGCTCATT ATTCATAAGCTTCAGAGACTCGAAGTTGACACGAATTTTGCAACCTTCTTTAGGCGGAAATGCGCTGACAGCAATCATCTGTACAGTGACATTGGCAGTTGCGGATGAAACTGAAAGCACGTTGAGG TTTGCAAGCAGTGCTAAACAGATCAAGAACAAACCACAGGTCAATGAAGTTTTATCTGATGCTGCTCTGCTCATCAGACAGAAACGTGAGATAAATGAGCTACGAAAACGAATTAAAGAA ATGGAAAAGGAAAAGAAAAGTGAGCAGAATGAAATCTCTTGTCTTCAGCAAAATGAACTAGAAGATAAAATCCAAAAACTCACAAGAATGTTGCTTGTTTCAAGTTTGCCTGCAGACCATAAG cAAAAGCAAAGAATACGAAGGGAGACCTGGTGTCCTGGAGCAAAAGGCAGACCCAAGGGAAGTGCTTTAGGATATCAGGTTTCTCCAGCACAGAACAGCATCCTTGAGCAAACTAGGC AATTTTCTTCGATTGACTGCTCTAGGTTTCTTGAGGAACTTGACCAAGATGAACAATCTCGGATTGTGTTGTCCCCTTCCCAAGCTCCGAAACGACACTTTATTGATGAATCCACTTTAAACTCATCTATAGCTGCAAAAAGGATTCGATTT GCTGAGCCAGTAAGCACTTGGAAATTGTTGGAGGAAGATCTTAAACATGTGCAAGAAGAACTTGCTGCTACCAAAGATTCTCTTGAAGCAGAAAAGTCTGTTTCAAAAGACCTAATTGAAAAGGTTGACAAG ttaaatgaaataaatgtggAGTATCATAACAAAATTGATGTTCTTCAAAAACAACTTGCCACAAAAGACGAAATGGAAAtgaaaataagaaaactgGAAACTGAT GCAAAATTGCAAGATGAAGTGATTGAACAGTTCTTAATGGAACAAACTGCAGAAGAAAACGAAAAAGAAGAATTGAAGAACAAGATTCATGAGCTCTCACAGCAGATAGTTGCTTTAGAGAAAAGAAATATTGCCAACAGCAACGCTGGTG GTTACCAACTTGAGCTTCAAGATCTTTACGGGCAGCTTAAAGATACTGGAATGGAAAAACGACGTTTGCAACAACAAGTAGACGAGGAAACGGAACGATCACGATTACTTACATCCGATGTAGAAAGATTATCACTTGACATAACGAAAATGAAAGAGGATGCAGCTCAGGAAGTGGAGGAGTACAAAGAAAAG GTGTCATCTTTGCAATCTCAACTTGAGGCTAGTTTGTCATCCACTAAG tCTCCAGACCACACTGATAAAAtggaaaatgaaattttggttCTTAAATCTGAACTTACTTCAAGAGATGACATTATATCTGATTTACGAAAGTCCTTGAATCAGCTCGAGGAAGAATTGTCTGAAATGGCACTGAAGAGAGAAAAAC ATGTCACGTTTCAAGATCAACATCAAGACATGAGTGCAAGTATTTGCCAAAACAT GTCTGAAACTCATAAAGCTAATAGTGTAAAACACAGCATGATTGGTGAAAGAACCCACTGTTTAGAAGAAGCCCTCGAACAGTGTGAGTTTATGGCCACTGAGAAAGAAGActtaaagaaagaaaaggatgaaattatgtttaaatACTTGGAGAAGGATAAATACATCGATGAGCT aaaaagcAATGTTGATAAAATGTCAGCTGAGATTAATGCTTTAGAAGAACAAGCAGATTTTGATagaaatgaaaagaaaattttatttgaagaagAG aaacaaaatcaAGAGGAgattgaaaagctgaaagaTAACTTACAATCACTCCAGAATGAAACAGAAGCAATGGTTGAGAAACATAATGAAAAAATCCTGATGTTGCAAAGAAATATAAATGAATTGaaaaatgatttgaaaacG TCACCAGAAAACCATCAGAGAACGATTTTGTTTCTCAAGGAGGATGTCGCAAACCATGAGAAAAGTGCAAAAGATGCTCAGGATTTGCTTCAAGAATCGAGTCGAAAACTTTCAGAAGCGAAAGGAGAGATAATTGATCTTCAAAATACAATA AAATCTAAAGATTCTGAGCTGACTAAGTTGCAATCTGACTTGGAGAGCTACATGTCACTAGTAGAGATGTACGCAGAATCTGGTGCTGTCAAACGTTGCTTGGAAAGGTCAACTGCTGAGAACACGGCTTCCAATTATG ATGATAAAGACTTCAATCAGAGCGGAAATGAGGAAAGTAACTTGACTGAATCACTGAAACGAGACCTCGAGGAACGAACAGAAGAACTGCATTCTGTTCAACAAACCAAAGATTTGCTTGTCAgtgattttgaaaaatctaGATCTCAACAAGAAAGGGTGATTGACGACCTTAAAGTTGAACTTTTGGAAACTAAGGCGAAACTTCAAAAGATTTT GCTTCAAACTGAAACTCATCGGTGTGTGCACGATATACTAGTTCAAGTTTCAGATAATGCGGAACAGGATGCGCTGCAATCACAGGCGGAAGAGCATCAAAAATATGAACAAGCTCTTCAGATAGAAAACAGTCAACTATTGAAGAACGCAACAGCTAGTCATACCTCTCTAGAAGAGGCGCGGCAAAAATTAATTACCTTGGAAAATTGTGTTTCTGATAAGGATAATATAATCTTGAAACTTGAAAGGCAAACTCTTCATCTCATGGaagaaaacaagaaaacagaAACAACCTGTCAAGAGGCTCAAAGATTTTCAGAGGAACGAGATCAAAAAGCATCTCAACTGGAGACTGATTTACTGCTgatgaaagaaaatatgacAGGATTAGAAAGTAAGGTTGCTGAAGTAGAAGAATTAGAAAAGAAACTCAGTCTATCTGACGAAAACCTGACTTTAATGAAATCATCCATAGAAGAGCATGAAAGGAAGTTGGAACAATGCCAGAACACAATTGAAATGACAAAGGATGAATTAAACATTGCATCAGAGGAGTTGCAATTGAAGACTCAATGTATTTCGGATTTAGAAGCAAAGCTCACCACAAAAGAAATTGATCTTGCCAACTCCCTGAAAGTTATCACTGAGCTAGAGGAAAACGTTGCCAAATTGAGAATACAGTTTGAAAACCAGATGCAAGAATTAGAGACACATCATTCCCAAGACGATACCTCCAGTATTCAAATACGAGAGGAGCTGTATCAGAAGAATGAGAAAATCTGTCAGCTTCAATCAAATCTTGATCGTCTACGAAACCAGCATCAAAGCAGTATTGATGAAGCCAATCGACTCCAAGAAGAGGTTTTTAAATTCCAAGATAAAGCTGCAAAACTGGAGAAGTCTTTACTAGAAAAAGCTGATCTCAATGAAAAGCAAAGTATTCTTTTAGAAGAGATGAAAACGAAGAATCTTCAGTTAGAAGAAACACTTTCCCAGAATCATTCAGCATCAAACAATATAAAGAAAATAGCTGAAGAGTGTGATACCTTGAAATCGAAACATGCTGAACAGAAATTCCAAGACTCTGAATCGAAGTTGCATGATTGCTCGGAGAAGCTTAAAAAGACAGATGACATCATTTCTGTACCACAACCAACCGATGAATTGGAAACACTCATTCAAGCAAATGCCAAACTAGAAAATGAACTATTGGAAAAAGAAAGCCAGTTAAGAGCTGCCTTACTTGAAGTAGAAAAGGAAAAATCTGCCATTTGTCAACTTCAGGCCAAAGTCGAGAATTTGGAGCAAAGCGAATTATCAAAACAAGCTCAGCAAATGCAACTCCTTCAAAATCAGGATCATTTATCGGAAGTGGAGCAGAACTTTGTCACCTTATACAGTGAATTCAACGAGATATCAGGGAAACATTCTGCACTTGTAGAAGAAGTCAACGTTGGAAAAATTCAGCGAGACCAACTCATGGAGGAAATGGCTGAAAAAGATGTTCTGATCACAAACCTGGATGCAAAAACCAAATCTTTGGAATGCGACCTGACAGATGTTTTGAATAATGCTGAGAGAGAGCAAGTGAAATGCAGAGAGCTTGAGGATCAAGTTAAAACAATTCGTTCTCACATCCTTGATCTTGAAAATACTTACGAGGAGTCAAGAATCAAAGCTGCAGAGTCGGAGATGAAGCTCACTGATCTTAATTCTTTATTAAGATCAAAAGAGGAAGAGATATTATCTTTAACTTCAAACTTGAACAAACTTCAAAACACCCAAGAATTTGAATCAAAGGATTTTCAAACTTCGAGTCAAGTTCAGTCACTTGCGACAGAGCTGGAAAAACATAAAGAAACCATCAACTCCCTTGAAAAGGAGATtgaagaaaaggaaaaaaaagtTGCCGCactgattttacaaaaaaatgaagaacTCAAACAATTGGAAACTGAATTGCAAAGCTTAAGAGAGTCAAGTGCTGAACTTCAGATAGAAGCAGATGCGAAGGCAGGTGAATTTGAGGACATGTTGCTCCAAAAATCTCAAGAAGTGGAGGAAAAAAGCATGGAAACTTCCATTTACATCCAGTCCCTTGAAGCTGAAATAGGACAGCACAAAGAAACCATAAGTTGTCTTGAAAAGAGCATTCAAGAAACAAAAGATCTCTTAAAAGAAGCAAGTACCATATTTACTTCCCAAAAAGAAGAAGCAGTTAAGATTTTACAAACTGAATTGCAGACCTCAATGGAGAAAGTCTCACAGCTTGAAAAGGAAGTAGAACTTAAAAACACCAAAATGGAAAGCATATTAATTGAGAAGAATCAAGAGATACAGGCAAAGAATGCAGAAAATTTCACTCGCATTCAGACACTGGAAGCAGAAAAAGAGAAATATAAACAAGACATTGGCCATCTAGAAGAGACTGTCCAAAAGAATGAAGATGTCTTACAGAAGAAGACCTCAGCAGTAATGAAACTTAGCTCGCTCTTAAGTGACACAGAACAAGAACTTGATGCAATAAAGCAAAACATCTCGACCAGTCTTGCCAAGGAAGATCATAGCAACTGTCAAAAGGAAATCAGTGAGCTTCAAGAAGAAATCGACCTTCTTCAGTTAGAGAAGCGGCGGAAACTTAAAGAATTTGAACACATCCAGGATGCTTTACGCCAGAAAGAAGAAGACGTGGAAGCTGTTTGTGAGGAGCTAAAGCAGATTAAAATGTCTGCACAAGCAACCAAAAACGAGGTTGAGAAGCTAACTGGGATCTTGCAGGAACAAACTGACCTGGCTTCTCAGGCAGAAGATGAAAAGGAGCACCTCTATGTCAAGATGTCTGGTTTAGAAAAAATCCTCAGCGATAAAGAAGATCAATTAGAGCAGATGAAGCAGGACACGGAAATGCGACTCTCTGTTATAGAAGAACttcaaatcaaaatcaaaGATCTTGAACTGTGTTTAACTGACCACAAAGCTGATAAAATGAAGCTTCTGGAAGGAAAGGAACACTTATCAGATGTAGAGAAGAACTTTGTCACCTTATATCATGACTTCAACCAACTGACGAAAGATTATGACCATGAAAAAGAGCAACATATTCAGGAACTTGATTTGTTGCAAGAAAAACTGGTTGATTTTGAGGAGATAAAGAACAGATTTTCCAAAGAACAAGAATTGTGTTTGAAACTGCAGGATGATCTTAACAGAGAGCGATCTCATCCCAGGCAAGATACCACAGTCCTTCTTAAGCTTGCAGACAAATTGAGAAAGCAAGAAGATAAGATAACTGGTCTCACATGTGATTATGAATCTGCGAGAACAAAACTCGAGCTTTCAGCTTCACAAATAAATCAGCTGATGCAGGACCTCAAAGAAGCCAATGAAAATATGAACATTGAAAAG TACAATGACCTTCAGGCGGAACAAGAGAAAATTGTTGCTGAGGTCGAAGCTGGTAAAGTGTCAATTGCAACTCTGCAAACTGAGAAAAATGCACTTGAGGTTGAG ATTCAAAGCTTTGAGTTCAAGATGAAACAATTGCAATTGGAAAAGGAAGAATTTAGAAGAGACCTTGAAAAAGCGATTCAAGACTCAAAGGATCAAATAAAGCAGCAGGTTGAAGAG AGAAGCACTGCACGTATGGCTGTTTTAGAGCAAGAGCTTTGCAAATGCAATGCACTGGTGGCAACTTtggaaagaaaaaataaaaagcttcAGGATGAACAAACTCAG GAAAGTGCAACAGAAGGATTGAAAAAACTAAAGGAAGAGAGGGACAATCTTGAGTATCGCCTTGAT AAACGAACTGAACGTGTGCGAGAGTTGGAAAAATTACTTCGTCAATACGACAGGGAAATGGAGGAATACAAAAGCACAATTGCAAAACTTGAAAAG GAAGATGCAACTGAAGATCTAACAAAACTAAAGGAAGAAAAGAATAGTCTTGAACAGCGGCTTTAT AAACGAACTGGTCGTGTCCGAGAATTGGAAAGATTGCTTCGTCAGTACGACAGGGAAATAGAGGAATACAAAAGCACAATTGCAAAACTTGAAAAG GAAGATGCAACTGAAGATCTAACAAAACttaacaatgaaaacaaaagtCTTGAACAGCAACTTAGC AAACGAACTGAACGTGTGAGAGAGTTGGAAAAATTACTTCGTCAATACGACAGGGAAATAGATGATTATAAAAGCACGATTGAAAAACTTGGAAAG GAAGATGCAACTGAAGATCTAACAAAACTAAAGGAAGAAAAGAACAATCTTGAACAGCGGCTTCAT AAACGAACTGGTCGTGTCCGAGAGTTGGAAAGATTGCTTCGTCAGTACGACAGGGAAATAGAGGAATACAAAAGCACAATTGCAAAGCATGAAAACGTTCAAAAACAG GAGCTGACGTCATCCCAAACAGCAGGTCaagaaaacaaagttgaaaagttACAAGATGAACTGAAAATAACAAGAGCAACATATGAAGAAAA AATTTCAAGTCTGCAGGAGAAAGTGAAGCATAGTGAAACCAGAATGTTCCGCCTCAAAGAACAGCTTCGTGTGCAGACAACCCAGCACAATGACAGCA TGGCAGGACAATCTAAAACACGAATGGCTACGAGGTCAACGATTTCATCCGGTGGGTTTGTGCAACAAACCAAGCTTGATATTCTTGAACTAGATATGGCAAAACTTCAACGTGAGAAGAAGCTCATAGAAAAAGAACTCGCCAAGTACAAAGATATTGAAGTGAAAAGAAG AGACGAAAATCAAGCCCTTCTTGACCAAAATTCTCGGCTGAAAACACATCTTCGAAAATTGAAACAGCTTCCTCCAAAAAGAGTCTTACAAGAAAATAATGTTGACtttattgaagaaaaatcGAGCTTATCAGTGAAAG attcGCTACAGGAAGGGCAACATTCAACATCATTTGAGAaaccaaaagaaaatttagatGATGCTTGCAAATCACAATAG